Proteins from a genomic interval of Papaver somniferum cultivar HN1 chromosome 4, ASM357369v1, whole genome shotgun sequence:
- the LOC113272540 gene encoding aspartyl protease family protein 2-like, translating into MSFETFSMSQNDGITQSEQEILNVPLGCATKTQRFWYMDGLLALGMGRFSFYSFLKDNYGVTMFSYCLLDQINEREDQSDMLFGEQVVSNLTQFTPMIRDYYSNEHYAVSLSRIQVEGEALDSYMFPIKMVVDTGSLITDLPSPVYNVLERKFLGVANELAWGRAINISDNYPCYIIDPDQISASSTITFTFQKDAKLILRPHNIWRYIDEDGAACFAFADASEASDLKINILGNIQQQGLRVIIDQTTEDRIGFDPLGC; encoded by the coding sequence ATGTCATTTGAAACTTTCAGTATGTCACAAAATGATGGGATTACGCAGTCGGAGCAAGAAATATTAAATGTACCACTTGGATGCGCCACCAAGACCCAAAGATTTTGGTATATGGATGGATTATTAGCGTTGGGCATGGGTAGATTCTCATTTTATAGTTTCCTGAAAGATAACTATGGTGTTACAATGTTCTCGTATTGTCTCTTGGATCAAATAAATGAACGAGAAGATCAATCAGATATGTTATTCGGCGAACAAGTAGTATCAAATCTGACACAATTCACACCTATGATTCGTGATTATTATTCTAATGAGCATTATGCGGTCTCATTGTCAAGAATCCAAGTTGAGGGTGAAGCACTGGATAGCTACATGTTTCCGATAAAGATGGTCGTTGACACAGGATCGCTGATTACTGATTTACCTAGTCCGGTGTACAACGTATTAGAgagaaaattccttggtgttgcTAATGAACTGGCTTGGGGACGGGCCATAAACATAAGTGATAATTATCCATGCTATATAATAGATCCGGATCAGATCAGCGCCTCATCAACGATCACCTTTACATTCCAAAAAGATGCTAAACTAATATTACGTCCCCATAATATCTGGCGCTATATTGATGAAGATGGTGCTGCTTGTTTTGCATTTGCCGATGCATCTGAAGCTTCGGACCTCAAGATTAACATTTTGGGAAATATTCAACAGCAGGGATTACGGGTGATTATTGATCAGACAACCGAGGATCGCATAGGGTTTGACCCTCTCGGCTGTTGA